One stretch of Streptomyces sp. MMBL 11-1 DNA includes these proteins:
- a CDS encoding GNAT family N-acetyltransferase encodes MPEKSISRGAELTFRRITALNVCDVCELSETLSEEQQGFVADNGMSIAEGFCSSNAWFRAVYADETLAGFVMVHIGSDWDDGIECPGAYLWRLMISGQFQGLGFGRRVVEKVVEELRAQGMKELYTSYGEGPGGPEEFYRRLGFEPTGGRLGDEDEEIEVVLQFS; translated from the coding sequence GTGCCTGAGAAATCGATCAGCAGAGGCGCGGAGCTGACGTTCCGTCGTATTACCGCGCTGAATGTGTGTGATGTGTGCGAACTCAGCGAAACACTGTCCGAGGAGCAGCAGGGCTTCGTCGCCGACAACGGCATGTCCATCGCCGAGGGCTTCTGCTCGAGCAACGCTTGGTTCAGGGCTGTTTACGCCGATGAGACCCTGGCCGGCTTCGTCATGGTCCACATCGGGTCCGACTGGGACGACGGCATCGAGTGCCCCGGCGCCTATCTGTGGCGGCTCATGATCTCCGGCCAGTTCCAGGGACTGGGCTTCGGTCGCCGCGTCGTCGAGAAGGTCGTGGAGGAGCTGAGGGCCCAAGGTATGAAGGAGCTCTACACCAGCTACGGCGAAGGGCCCGGGGGGCCGGAGGAGTTCTACCGGCGTCTGGGCTTCGAGCCGACAGGGGGCCGGCTGGG
- a CDS encoding TetR/AcrR family transcriptional regulator has product MDTERIDGRSLRYQHRRPELLGAVADYVLEHSVSGLAMRPLADAIGVSHGTLLHHFGSKENLLTEVIELLRRRLADAADLADSPRDLTSLTRWWRTTTAPGDMAVYRLLFEVHALAVREPERYARYLQRAALDSLALMESLVVTEGCPADQAPLVASMIVAQARGLQLDLLATADRDRVDRSFELFVDLIGRLRLTWRLEERA; this is encoded by the coding sequence GTGGACACGGAGCGCATCGACGGTCGGAGTCTTCGTTACCAGCACCGGCGGCCTGAACTCCTAGGCGCCGTCGCTGACTACGTCCTGGAGCACAGCGTCAGCGGCCTGGCAATGCGGCCGCTGGCCGACGCGATCGGGGTGAGCCATGGGACGCTGCTGCATCACTTCGGCTCCAAGGAGAACCTGCTCACGGAGGTGATCGAGCTCCTCCGGCGACGGCTGGCGGATGCCGCGGACCTCGCCGACTCTCCGCGCGATCTGACGAGCCTGACGCGCTGGTGGCGGACCACAACTGCCCCGGGCGACATGGCCGTCTACCGACTGCTGTTCGAAGTACATGCCCTAGCGGTACGGGAGCCCGAACGCTACGCCCGCTACCTCCAGCGGGCCGCCCTCGACTCACTCGCGCTGATGGAGAGCCTGGTGGTGACCGAGGGGTGCCCGGCTGATCAGGCGCCCCTGGTGGCCTCGATGATCGTGGCGCAGGCTCGCGGCCTCCAACTCGACCTGCTCGCCACCGCAGACCGGGACCGGGTCGACCGCAGCTTCGAGCTGTTCGTCGACTTGATCGGCCGACTCAGGCTGACCTGGCGCCTGGAGGAGCGAGCGTAA
- a CDS encoding VOC family protein, producing MSHDIGRLHHVGHVVRDMGEALNLYRRLGFTLAPPAYPAMALSKGAAPEPFGAANTHADFPRNFVELVTCVPQGGATQVPSEAKLVPLRAPAELLPQLVERISNTSANIAASLQRFEGLHILMFSSPDIDAAAARLSAARVAHGGVNTVHRAVETADGSRTESVRYLEIDSREPAVRPGTVAEGRVGVVADLDPLVQAARQLDHPNGALDLVEVVTCVAEADLDATGARYQDYLGSPAQADGPSRFFDLDGARLTLVPDSQLPTVLPGEHAPAVPAFVAYAVAVRDLAATRKLLHDNGFPLGRTDSGNIFVPAASALGAAIIFREASQVRR from the coding sequence ATGAGCCACGACATCGGACGTCTGCACCACGTAGGCCACGTCGTCCGCGACATGGGCGAGGCCCTCAACCTCTATCGGCGGCTTGGCTTCACCCTGGCACCGCCGGCCTATCCCGCGATGGCCCTGAGCAAGGGGGCCGCCCCGGAGCCGTTCGGCGCGGCGAATACTCACGCCGACTTCCCGCGCAACTTCGTCGAGCTCGTCACCTGCGTGCCGCAGGGAGGGGCCACCCAGGTCCCCAGCGAGGCGAAACTCGTCCCCCTGCGGGCTCCAGCCGAGTTGCTGCCCCAACTTGTGGAACGCATCAGCAACACCAGCGCCAATATCGCAGCGTCCCTCCAACGCTTCGAGGGCCTGCACATCCTCATGTTCTCCTCGCCCGACATCGACGCCGCCGCCGCACGACTGAGCGCTGCCCGCGTGGCGCACGGCGGAGTCAACACCGTCCACCGTGCTGTGGAGACCGCCGACGGATCCCGCACGGAGTCCGTCCGCTATCTGGAGATCGACAGCCGTGAACCGGCCGTGAGGCCGGGGACGGTGGCCGAGGGAAGGGTGGGGGTCGTCGCAGACCTGGACCCGCTGGTGCAAGCTGCTCGGCAGCTCGACCACCCCAACGGTGCCCTCGACCTCGTCGAGGTCGTGACCTGTGTGGCGGAAGCCGACCTCGACGCCACTGGGGCCAGGTACCAGGACTACCTCGGCAGCCCGGCGCAGGCCGACGGGCCGTCGCGGTTCTTCGACCTTGACGGCGCCCGGCTGACGCTCGTGCCCGATTCCCAGCTCCCGACCGTCCTGCCAGGCGAACACGCCCCCGCTGTCCCCGCATTCGTCGCCTACGCAGTCGCCGTGCGCGATCTCGCCGCCACCCGGAAGCTTCTGCACGACAACGGATTCCCACTCGGCCGAACCGACTCGGGCAACATCTTCGTACCCGCCGCGTCTGCGCTCGGCGCCGCGATCATCTTCCGCGAGGCGAGCCAGGTACGCCGGTGA
- a CDS encoding helix-turn-helix domain-containing protein — protein sequence MPVALARSISLIAAERHRLKKVACGHKTEHRLGMRAQIVLHAARGRSNAQIDRQTGLHLDTVRRWRGRFAEARLESLADRKRSGRPGAFTALRAASVTALTCRLPAESGVPISRWSAPELAREAIARGIATFLSASTVRRWLAQDVFKPWQHRSWISITDPDFRPKAQRVLELYAYGSGGAMAYLAADDVQHAKVFGRTEPRTGIDPFMNLVTQVMSREPYASAKRVFWIVDNGSSPAARSRRPVDQGIQHSRLRGSSPPPTWMICWPGSTGTPPITRQNPPAQAA from the coding sequence ATGCCCGTTGCTCTGGCCCGCTCAATATCCCTGATCGCCGCCGAGCGGCACCGGCTGAAAAAGGTGGCCTGCGGTCACAAGACCGAGCACCGGCTGGGGATGCGCGCGCAGATCGTGCTGCACGCGGCGCGTGGACGCTCCAACGCGCAGATCGACCGTCAGACGGGACTGCACCTCGACACCGTGCGCAGGTGGCGGGGCCGGTTCGCCGAAGCGCGCCTGGAGAGCCTGGCGGATCGCAAGCGCTCCGGCCGTCCCGGCGCGTTCACCGCATTACGGGCCGCTTCGGTCACTGCACTGACGTGCCGACTGCCCGCCGAGAGCGGGGTGCCGATCTCACGCTGGTCGGCCCCGGAACTGGCACGTGAGGCCATCGCGCGCGGCATAGCGACCTTCCTTTCCGCCTCCACTGTGCGCCGATGGCTCGCTCAGGATGTGTTCAAGCCCTGGCAGCATCGCTCCTGGATCTCCATCACCGACCCCGACTTCCGCCCCAAGGCTCAGCGGGTGCTGGAACTGTATGCCTACGGCAGCGGTGGCGCGATGGCCTACCTGGCCGCCGACGACGTCCAGCACGCGAAGGTGTTCGGCCGCACCGAACCACGCACCGGCATCGACCCGTTCATGAATCTGGTCACCCAGGTCATGAGCCGCGAGCCCTACGCCAGCGCCAAGCGCGTGTTCTGGATCGTCGACAACGGCTCCTCCCCCGCGGCAAGAAGCCGCCGACCGGTTGACCAAGGCATACAGCACAGCCGTCTCAGGGGAAGTTCACCACCTCCGACCTGGATGATCTGCTGGCCAGGCTCGACCGGCACCCCGCCGATCACCAGGCAGAATCCTCCAGCCCAGGCAGCATGA
- a CDS encoding HAD family hydrolase, which yields MEKPVELVIFDCDGVLVDTERIALRVQLRIGAELGWPLTEDEVVELFMGRSLVSLAEVVRPRLGDRAAELWCERFTRYHREEVDAGLMPVDGLPEALAALDRTGLATCIASGGTHEKMAHTLGRTGLYERFAGRIHSATEVERGKPAPDLFLRAAAAMGFDPAVCVVVEDSRPGVSAARAAGMRCLGYAGGVTPGDWLEGPGTTVFHDMRELPGLLAGQFAVAGLAVDGGPGPAPAVVGGAA from the coding sequence ATGGAAAAGCCCGTGGAGCTGGTGATTTTCGACTGCGACGGAGTTCTCGTGGACACGGAGCGGATCGCGCTCCGGGTCCAGCTGCGCATCGGCGCCGAGCTCGGGTGGCCGCTCACCGAAGATGAGGTCGTCGAGCTCTTCATGGGGCGTTCGCTGGTTTCCCTGGCGGAAGTGGTGCGGCCCCGCCTGGGCGACCGGGCGGCGGAGCTGTGGTGCGAACGGTTCACGCGGTACCACCGGGAAGAGGTCGACGCGGGTCTGATGCCTGTGGACGGTCTGCCCGAGGCGCTCGCCGCCCTGGACCGGACGGGTCTGGCGACCTGTATCGCGTCCGGCGGCACCCACGAGAAGATGGCGCACACGCTGGGGCGTACCGGCCTCTACGAGCGGTTCGCCGGGCGTATCCACAGTGCGACCGAGGTCGAGCGGGGCAAGCCCGCTCCCGACCTGTTCCTCCGCGCGGCCGCCGCGATGGGCTTCGACCCCGCCGTGTGCGTCGTGGTGGAGGACAGCCGTCCCGGCGTGTCGGCGGCGCGCGCCGCCGGGATGCGGTGTCTCGGTTACGCGGGTGGTGTCACCCCGGGGGACTGGCTGGAGGGGCCCGGGACCACGGTGTTCCACGACATGCGCGAGCTGCCCGGTCTGCTCGCCGGACAGTTCGCCGTAGCCGGGCTCGCGGTCGACGGGGGTCCCGGTCCGGCGCCTGCCGTGGTCGGCGGGGCGGCGTGA
- a CDS encoding GNAT family N-acetyltransferase, which translates to MTHDDNYGATAPNRPATTHQEMIEGFGTVSMRPVAPASDAGVLHAWVSQERARYWGMLGADRERVQEVYAYVDSLTTHHAHLVHLDGSPVALFQSYEPEHDPVAECYEVQPGDHGIHILIGTPVGPVRPGFTGHLLGFFLTHLLENPDRRRIVAEPDARNDRAIARFLRAGFTKGPQIELPDKRAQLVFLDREDHRRS; encoded by the coding sequence ATGACACACGATGACAACTACGGAGCGACAGCTCCGAACCGCCCGGCGACGACCCATCAGGAAATGATCGAGGGGTTCGGGACGGTCAGCATGCGGCCCGTCGCGCCCGCGTCGGACGCCGGCGTCCTCCACGCGTGGGTCAGTCAGGAACGTGCCCGGTACTGGGGCATGCTCGGCGCCGACCGGGAGCGCGTCCAGGAGGTCTACGCGTACGTGGACTCCCTGACGACCCATCACGCCCACCTCGTCCACCTGGACGGCAGCCCGGTGGCGCTCTTCCAGAGCTACGAACCCGAACACGACCCGGTCGCCGAGTGCTACGAGGTCCAGCCCGGCGACCACGGCATCCACATACTCATCGGCACACCGGTCGGCCCGGTCAGGCCCGGATTCACCGGCCACCTGCTCGGCTTCTTCCTCACCCACCTGCTGGAGAACCCCGACCGCAGAAGGATCGTCGCGGAACCGGACGCCCGCAACGACCGGGCGATCGCACGCTTCCTGCGGGCCGGCTTCACGAAGGGCCCGCAGATCGAACTCCCCGACAAGCGGGCCCAACTCGTCTTCCTGGACCGGGAGGACCACCGACGGTCTTGA